The genomic window AGGCATCTGACCTCCTTCAAAACCGATTTTCTGAGAATATCCGGCTCTTGCTTTCTGTCCTTTATGTCCTTTTGTAGAAGTACCCCCTTTTCCACTACCTTGCCCTCTACCGATTCTTTTTGAATTGAAAGTAGATCCTGCAGCTGGCTTTATGTTGTTTAAATTCATTTTAAAATTATTTTAAAAATTATTTTTGAACTTCAAGTAAGTGACTAACTGCAGCTATCATTCCTAAGATAGAAGGAGTAGCTTCGTGTTCTACAACTTGGTGAAGTTTCTTAAATCCTAATGCTTCAAGCGTTCTCTTTTGGGTTTTTGTTCTTCCAATAGCGCTTCTTACTTGCTTTACTTTGATTGTTGCC from Chryseobacterium sp. SORGH_AS_0447 includes these protein-coding regions:
- the rpmD gene encoding 50S ribosomal protein L30 translates to MATIKVKQVRSAIGRTKTQKRTLEALGFKKLHQVVEHEATPSILGMIAAVSHLLEVQK